One Bremerella sp. JC817 genomic window carries:
- a CDS encoding methyltransferase domain-containing protein, whose product MPRLFLLAIAALLSLAGWSQAQEKPATTSVKPGINDSFLDPNLDVEQWVNRFEVESREVFLAKDEIVERLKLSPGDRIADIGTGTGLFVEPFSKAVGDQGWVYALDIAPKFVERVEKLAEARKLTNITPVLCGQNDIRLAPGSINVAFICDVYHHFEYPAASLASIHKAMSPGGKLVVIDFNRIPGESREWTLNHVRAGKEVFREEIEKAGFRFMGEVEVPSFKENYFLQFERR is encoded by the coding sequence ATGCCTCGCTTGTTCCTGCTTGCCATCGCTGCCCTCTTGTCTCTTGCAGGCTGGTCCCAGGCTCAAGAGAAGCCAGCAACCACCAGCGTGAAGCCGGGCATCAACGACTCTTTCCTCGATCCCAATCTCGACGTCGAGCAATGGGTGAATCGCTTCGAGGTCGAAAGCCGCGAAGTCTTTCTCGCCAAGGACGAAATCGTCGAACGCTTAAAGCTGAGCCCTGGCGACCGGATCGCCGACATCGGCACCGGAACCGGTCTGTTCGTCGAACCGTTCTCGAAAGCAGTCGGCGACCAGGGCTGGGTCTATGCCCTCGACATCGCCCCCAAGTTTGTCGAACGTGTCGAGAAGCTGGCCGAAGCGCGGAAGCTCACGAACATCACGCCCGTCTTATGTGGTCAGAACGACATTCGCCTTGCCCCAGGCTCCATCAACGTTGCCTTCATTTGCGACGTCTATCATCATTTCGAGTACCCGGCCGCATCGCTCGCTTCGATCCATAAAGCCATGAGCCCCGGTGGCAAGCTGGTTGTCATCGACTTCAATCGCATTCCTGGCGAATCACGAGAATGGACTTTGAACCACGTCCGCGCCGGCAAAGAGGTCTTTCGAGAAGAGATCGAAAAAGCAGGCTTCCGTTTCATGGGCGAAGTCGAAGTCCCGTCGTTCAAGGAAAACTATTTCCTTCAATTCGAACGCCGATAG
- a CDS encoding VanZ family protein: protein MESEPNASPKWSLGTRLILLLALFWAAAIFATSCYVIRPEEFFRRIQEFLNLDTAAMYEFRVFWGIWWFTIVKGWHFTEFAVLTWLVSWAFRATGWLSTRIAINAAMIVCILYAAGDEWHQTFVPDRYGTVTDVLIDSLGVFFAGGILGWRASRRTKALAAEAT, encoded by the coding sequence ATGGAAAGTGAACCAAATGCCAGCCCAAAGTGGTCGCTGGGGACACGGCTGATCTTGCTGCTGGCCCTGTTCTGGGCGGCGGCAATCTTTGCGACGTCGTGCTATGTCATCCGGCCTGAGGAGTTCTTTCGGCGGATCCAAGAGTTTCTGAATCTCGACACGGCAGCGATGTACGAGTTTCGTGTTTTCTGGGGAATCTGGTGGTTCACGATCGTGAAAGGATGGCACTTCACCGAATTCGCAGTCTTAACCTGGCTGGTTAGCTGGGCGTTTCGGGCCACTGGCTGGCTATCGACTCGCATTGCGATCAACGCAGCCATGATCGTTTGCATTCTGTACGCCGCCGGAGACGAGTGGCATCAAACGTTTGTGCCCGATCGTTATGGCACCGTCACCGACGTACTGATTGACTCGCTGGGAGTCTTCTTTGCCGGTGGCATTCTTGGGTGGCGTGCTTCACGAAGAACAAAAGCACTGGCAGCCGAAGCCACGTAA
- a CDS encoding DUF1559 domain-containing protein, which translates to MQNEIRTDHARRSGFTLVELLVVIAIIGVLIALLLPAVQQAREAARRMSCTNNLKQLGLAVHNYHDSFGSFPPGGMTYFNSGGNGDGNASGWALHLFPFLEQDNLYEALKPGTIRLDEAVTEGSSVNGASGRQLIDLMRNPLSAMVCPSDAGDEILQPIQGNVGLLNDTSGSATNNPNNNPAKGNYAAVAGSQRYTWTAYWAPPIGGGGKTNFNGVFGLDAVVKFADITDGTSNTLMIGERVTWLKEPDGYDAPDDDDSTPGGKCPCVGTNPYGFSYDGGYLWDSANVLGSVAYPLNSPLYTFWCRSGFNSHHPGGVQFVYCDGSVHFIPDTVDHKPDEVHDNTVLENLANRSDGFIPRASF; encoded by the coding sequence ATGCAGAACGAAATCCGAACAGACCACGCGCGTCGGTCTGGTTTTACCCTCGTCGAACTGTTGGTGGTCATTGCGATCATCGGCGTACTGATCGCCTTACTCTTGCCAGCGGTGCAACAAGCACGCGAAGCAGCGCGGCGTATGTCTTGCACGAACAACCTGAAGCAGCTTGGCTTGGCCGTGCACAACTATCACGACAGCTTCGGTAGCTTTCCGCCGGGAGGTATGACTTACTTTAACTCTGGCGGCAATGGCGACGGCAACGCCTCGGGCTGGGCGCTCCATTTGTTCCCTTTCCTCGAGCAAGACAACCTCTACGAAGCCCTGAAACCAGGGACCATTCGCCTCGACGAAGCGGTTACCGAAGGCAGCAGCGTCAACGGTGCCAGCGGTCGCCAATTGATTGACCTGATGCGTAATCCACTATCGGCGATGGTCTGCCCATCCGATGCTGGCGACGAAATCTTGCAGCCCATCCAAGGGAACGTTGGCCTGCTGAACGACACCAGTGGATCGGCAACGAACAACCCTAATAACAACCCGGCCAAAGGGAACTACGCCGCAGTCGCAGGGTCGCAGCGCTACACCTGGACAGCGTACTGGGCACCGCCGATTGGTGGTGGCGGCAAGACCAACTTCAATGGTGTGTTTGGCTTGGATGCGGTCGTGAAATTTGCTGACATCACCGATGGCACCAGCAATACGCTGATGATCGGCGAACGGGTTACCTGGCTGAAGGAGCCAGATGGGTACGACGCCCCCGACGACGACGACTCGACCCCAGGCGGAAAATGCCCCTGCGTGGGAACGAACCCGTATGGCTTTTCGTACGACGGCGGTTATTTGTGGGACTCGGCCAACGTGCTTGGTTCGGTCGCCTATCCGCTGAATAGCCCCCTCTACACGTTCTGGTGCCGCTCCGGTTTCAACAGCCATCATCCAGGCGGCGTTCAATTCGTTTACTGCGACGGTTCGGTCCACTTCATTCCTGACACCGTCGATCACAAGCCAGACGAAGTGCACGACAACACGGTGCTCGAAAACCTGGCCAACCGTTCCGACGGCTTCATCCCAAGAGCATCGTTCTAG
- a CDS encoding DUF1559 domain-containing protein produces MSQPQRSGFTLVELLVVIAIIGVLIALLLPAVQQAREAARRMSCSNNFKQLGLAFHNYHDTYQTFPTYVIRAGDPAASHWKGYSGLTSILPFIEQDNLREQIRSASNNFYLSNEDNAVHPRHRLTRVNAFLCPSDSDFPDTNFQGNTNYAMSAGSNLGWDVSVDQQNGAFRRDQATNFASMTDGTSNTIMLGEILKGNNSSSSYKYDQVVVRGQSWGGSFLSTSQGAITQATVDGYGSTCASNNSSLSVIPGREWIRGVNYMAVFTTLAPPNWKYPACQACSVCGASDSRGVFPARSRHPGGAMHGLCDGSVSFIAETTDYTTYHALGSRSGGETVTLP; encoded by the coding sequence ATGTCCCAGCCCCAGCGCTCGGGGTTCACCTTGGTTGAACTCCTGGTCGTCATTGCCATTATTGGTGTCTTGATTGCTCTCCTGTTGCCTGCCGTGCAGCAAGCCCGCGAAGCCGCTCGTCGCATGAGCTGCTCGAACAACTTCAAGCAACTAGGCTTGGCGTTCCACAACTATCACGATACGTACCAAACATTTCCCACCTACGTTATTCGTGCAGGTGACCCTGCGGCTTCGCATTGGAAAGGCTACAGCGGCCTGACTTCAATCCTGCCTTTCATCGAGCAGGACAATCTTCGTGAACAAATCCGTTCGGCGTCCAACAACTTCTACTTGTCGAACGAAGACAATGCCGTCCATCCTCGTCATCGCCTAACGCGTGTTAACGCGTTCCTTTGTCCTTCCGACAGCGACTTCCCCGACACCAACTTCCAGGGCAACACCAACTACGCGATGTCGGCTGGCTCGAACCTTGGCTGGGACGTCTCGGTGGATCAGCAGAACGGTGCCTTCCGTCGTGACCAAGCCACGAACTTCGCCAGCATGACCGACGGCACGTCGAACACGATCATGCTGGGCGAGATCCTCAAGGGCAACAACAGCAGCTCGTCCTACAAATACGATCAGGTCGTGGTGCGAGGCCAAAGCTGGGGCGGTTCGTTCCTGTCGACTTCCCAGGGTGCCATCACCCAAGCAACCGTCGATGGCTACGGTTCGACCTGTGCCTCGAACAACAGTTCGCTTTCGGTCATCCCAGGCCGCGAGTGGATTCGTGGTGTGAACTACATGGCAGTCTTTACCACGTTGGCTCCACCCAACTGGAAGTATCCCGCATGCCAGGCCTGCTCGGTCTGTGGTGCCAGCGACAGCCGCGGGGTGTTCCCAGCTCGTAGCCGTCATCCAGGTGGAGCAATGCACGGGCTGTGCGATGGTTCGGTCAGCTTCATTGCTGAAACCACGGACTACACCACCTACCACGCGCTTGGCTCACGAAGTGGTGGCGAAACGGTCACGCTTCCTTAA
- a CDS encoding carboxypeptidase regulatory-like domain-containing protein, with product MRNLSYGLILAAMMLGSGCTSSVPSNVAEVTGLVTVDGKPAAEAMVSFSPTGGGRTSFGLTDDKGQYRLIYTNDIRGAIIGDHMVSISNTPPPGKPSPAVLVPAKFGKPGSLTANVEQGSRNEINFELVSK from the coding sequence ATGCGAAATCTTAGTTACGGGCTGATACTCGCGGCCATGATGCTTGGCAGCGGGTGCACTAGCTCGGTCCCCAGCAACGTCGCAGAGGTTACTGGGTTGGTCACGGTCGATGGCAAGCCAGCGGCAGAAGCGATGGTCAGCTTCTCGCCGACTGGCGGAGGCCGCACGTCGTTTGGCTTGACCGATGACAAGGGGCAGTACCGATTGATCTATACCAACGATATCCGCGGGGCGATCATCGGTGACCATATGGTCTCGATCAGCAACACGCCTCCGCCCGGCAAGCCAAGTCCGGCCGTTCTGGTCCCCGCCAAGTTTGGCAAGCCAGGCAGCCTGACAGCCAACGTCGAACAAGGCAGCCGAAACGAAATCAACTTCGAACTTGTTTCCAAATGA
- a CDS encoding methyltransferase, whose translation MSHELQLDRLITGYWVSQLIYVAARLEIADLLKDGPRSVEDLAEASSANADALYRALRGLASVGIFAETDPRHFALTPSAEPLRKDVPGSKYALALMTGDEQFRTWTEIEYSVRTGKTAFDQVYGKPFFQYLSENPSKAKIFDAAMVGIHGREVDALLNVYDFSQFGLLADIGGGNGSQIRAILKHSPDMKGILFDLPHVIERAESLFTDADLADRCQRVGGNFFESVPAGADAYIMRHIIHDWDDESCLTILQCCHAAMPDDAKLLIVESVIPAGNEPFGGKLLDIVMMLIPGGKERTEAEYQELLAKAGFRLERVIPTDSEISIVEASKV comes from the coding sequence ATGTCGCACGAATTGCAATTGGATCGTTTGATTACCGGCTATTGGGTCTCGCAGTTGATCTATGTCGCCGCTCGACTCGAGATCGCCGACCTGCTGAAAGATGGTCCCCGTTCGGTGGAAGATCTGGCGGAAGCAAGTTCCGCGAATGCCGATGCGCTCTACCGTGCGCTGCGAGGACTGGCGAGTGTTGGGATCTTCGCAGAAACCGATCCGCGGCACTTCGCGTTAACACCCTCGGCAGAACCGCTACGTAAAGATGTGCCGGGATCTAAGTATGCCTTGGCCTTAATGACGGGCGACGAACAGTTTCGGACTTGGACTGAAATCGAGTACAGCGTGCGAACCGGCAAGACCGCTTTCGACCAGGTCTACGGCAAGCCTTTCTTTCAATATCTAAGCGAGAACCCCAGCAAGGCGAAGATCTTTGACGCCGCGATGGTCGGTATCCATGGCCGGGAAGTGGATGCGTTGTTGAACGTTTACGACTTCTCGCAGTTCGGCTTGCTGGCCGATATTGGCGGCGGGAATGGTTCGCAGATTCGAGCGATTCTGAAGCACTCGCCTGACATGAAAGGGATTCTGTTCGATCTACCTCACGTCATCGAGCGGGCCGAATCGCTCTTCACCGACGCTGACCTGGCCGATCGCTGTCAGCGCGTGGGGGGCAACTTCTTCGAGTCGGTACCTGCGGGGGCTGATGCCTATATCATGCGGCACATCATTCACGACTGGGATGACGAAAGCTGCTTGACGATCCTTCAGTGTTGCCATGCCGCCATGCCGGACGACGCCAAGTTGCTGATCGTCGAAAGTGTCATCCCGGCCGGCAACGAGCCCTTCGGCGGCAAGCTGCTCGATATCGTGATGATGCTGATCCCAGGGGGCAAAGAACGAACCGAGGCCGAATACCAGGAACTCCTTGCCAAAGCAGGCTTCCGACTCGAGCGAGTCATCCCAACCGATTCCGAAATCAGCATCGTGGAAGCATCGAAGGTCTAG